One Chionomys nivalis chromosome 4, mChiNiv1.1, whole genome shotgun sequence genomic region harbors:
- the Nck1 gene encoding cytoplasmic protein NCK1 isoform X2, whose protein sequence is MDWLNIFKGFFSIGKVKRKPSVPDTASPADDSFVDPGERLYDLNMPAFVKFNYMAEREDELSLIKGTKVIVMEKCSDGWWRGSYNGQIGWFPSNYVTEEGDSPLGDHVGSLSEKLAAVVNNLNTGQVLHVVQALYPFSSSNDEELNFEKGDVMDVIEKPENDPEWWKCRKINGMVGLVPKNYVTIMQNNPLTSGLEPSPPQCDYIRPSLTGKFAGNPWYYGKVTRHQAEMALNERGHEGDFLIRDSESSPNDFSVSLKAQGKNKHFKVQLKETVYCIGQRKFSTMEELVEHYKKAPIFTSEQGEKLYLVKHLS, encoded by the exons GCATtggaaaagtgaaaagaaaacctAGTGTTCCAGATACGGCGTCTCCTGCTGATGATAGCTTTGTTGATCCAGGGGAACGTCTCTATGACCTCAACATGCCTGCTTTTGTGAAATTTAACTACATGGCTGAGAGAGAGGATGAACTGTCATTGATAAAAGGGACAAAGGTGATCGTCATGGAGAAATGCAGTGATGGGTGGTGGCGTGGCAGCTACAATGGACAGATTGGATGGTTTCCTTCAAACTATGTAACTGAAGAAGGTGACAGTCCTTTGGGTGACCATGTAGGTTCTCTGTCAGAGAAATTAGCAGCAGTTGTCAACAATCTGAATACAGGTCAAGTACTGCATGTGGTACAGGCTCTTTACCCATTCAGCTCATCCAATGATGAAGAACTCAATTTTGAGAAAGGCGATGTAATGGATGTTATTGAAAAGCCGGAAAATGACCCAGAGTGGTGGAAATGCAGGAAAATCAATGGCATGGTTGGCCTGGTGCCAAAAAACTATGTTACTATTATGCAGAATAACCCATTAACTTCAGGTTTGGAACCATCACCTCCACAGTGTGATTATATTAGGCCTTCACTCACTGGAAAGTTTGCTGGCAATCCTTGGTATTATGGCAAAGTCACCAGGCACCAGGCAGAAATGGCATTGAATGAAAGGGGGCATGAAGGAGACTTCCTCATTCGTGATAGTGAATCTTCG cCAAATGATTTCTCAGTATCACTAAAAGCACAAGGGAAAAACAAGCATTTTAAAGTCCAACTGAAAGAGACAGTTTACTGCATTGGGCAGCGGAAATTCAGCACCATGGAGGAACTAGTAGAACATTACAAAAAGGCACCGATCTTTACAAGTGAACAAGGAGAAAAACTGTATCTCGTCAAGCATTTGTCTTGA